The DNA sequence GGGCTGGATCCGTGAGGCGACAGGCCGCCACGGCTGATTCGGGACGCCGACACGCTGGGTCGCCGCGACGCAGCCGCCCCGCAGCGAAGATCACGTCGCCGTCACCGGCCGCCCGCGAAGTAGACGGTGGCGGCGACCGCGAGCAGCAGGAAGCCGCCCGGGAAGGCGATGTTGTGGAAGACGCGGGCGCGGAGGTGGGCCAGGACCGCGCCGACGAAGAACGCGGTCAGGCCGACTGCCGCCGCCAGGCCCAGCCAGCGGTTCCCGGACAGGCCGAAGAGGAGACCGGCGGCGCCCGCGAGTTTCAGTGTCGCCAGATACGGCACGGTGGCCGGCGGGAGCCCGACCTCCGCGGAGTTCGCCAGGACGAAGGGCACCCGCGCGTAGTCCGCGACCGCGATCAGCACGTTCGCGACGACGCATCCCACCGTGGCGATGAACAGTACGGAACTCATGTGATCACCAACTGTAGTCTCACGATTTGCTCACT is a window from the Streptomyces sp. MMBL 11-1 genome containing:
- a CDS encoding DoxX family protein; amino-acid sequence: MSSVLFIATVGCVVANVLIAVADYARVPFVLANSAEVGLPPATVPYLATLKLAGAAGLLFGLSGNRWLGLAAAVGLTAFFVGAVLAHLRARVFHNIAFPGGFLLLAVAATVYFAGGR